TGAGTGGAGAGTATGCCATGGTGAAAGTTGCTGCCCAACACGGGTTTCTCGAGGAGAGATCGACAGTTATTGAACTTTTGACGGCTATAAAGCGGGCTGGTGCCGATTTGCTCATTACCTACTATGCACGAGAAGTGGCACAATGGAAGGATATCCGGTAGTGCTTTCTTTATCGCATAAACCTTGTCTTCTGGTTGGTGGAGGATTGGTGGCACAGCGAAAGGTCCAGAGACTCCTCCAGGCTGGGGCAGAAGTCACAGTGGTATCTCCTGCGCTTACTAAAGGGTTGACGGCGCTCGTCCGCGAAGGAAAAATAGTCTGGAGAAGGCGGTCATATCAGGAGGGAGACGTAAAAGGTTTTTTCTTGGTGTTTGCTGCTTCTGATAATCCAGCGGTCAATCGGGAAGTGGCCCAAGAGGCCAAAGCCCGAGGGGTACTCTGTAATGTGGTGGACTGTCCCCAATGTTCGTCATTTTTGACCCCCGCGGTTTTTGAATGGGAGGGCATTTGTATCGCCATTACCAGTGAAGGAAAAAGTCCTTTTCTGGTTCGCTTTATTCGAGAATGGCTGGAGGGCAATTTTCCTCAAGGTCTTGGCGAAGTGCTTCAGGTTCTTGAGAAAGAACGTCGGATGCTCAAAGAAGCGGGTATACCTCTTCAAGAGAAAAAGCGTCGCTACCGAGACATTTTGGAACGATGGGGTACATCGTGGAAGGGGGAAAAAGAGTGAATTCCCAGGAACTCTTTGCACGGGCTCAACAAGTTATACCTGGAGGTGTCAATAGCCCGGTCCGGGCATTTCGGGCCGTAGGAGGTATGCCAATATTTGTCGATCGAGCACTAGGGAGTCATCTGCTTGACGTAGAAGGGCGGAGTTATCTTGATTACTGCATGTCCTGGGGGGCAATCATCTTGGGGCATGCGCATCCTGTGGTGGTGGAGGCAATTGAGAGTCAGGTTCGGCGCGGAACGAGTTTTGGGACCTGTCATGAGCTTGAGGTGCTGATGGCAGAAAGAATCTGCGAAGCTCTTCCTTCGACCGAGATGGTCCGGTTCACCAGCTCTGGAACCGAAGCGGTGATGAGCGCTCTACGTCTGGCCAGGGGTTATACTGGAAGAACACTAATAGTAAAATTCAGTGGATGTTACCACGGCCATGTAGACAGCCTTCTCGTTCGGGGGGGTTCAGGCCTTTTGACTCTGGGTGTTCCTGATTCTTTGGGAGTTCCGGAAGCATTCGCTCAAACCACTATTCTCCTTTCCTACAACCATATCGAGGAAGTTGAAGAGACATTCTCCCGATGGGGAGAGCGTATCGCTGCGGTCATTGTGGAACCGGTAGCGGGAAATATGGGAGTGGTGATACCCAGGAGGGAATTTTTAGAAACGTTACGCCAAATTACCCTTCAATATGGGACTCTGCTCATCTTCGACGAAGTCATTACCGGTTTTCGGATTTCCTATTCCGGAGCACAGGGGTACTATGGGATTACTCCTGATCTTACGGTCTTAGGAAAAATCGTCGGAGGAGGGCTTCCGGTGGGAGTGTATGGTGGTCGGCGGGCAATCATGCAGCACGTTGCTCCCGAGGGAAAAGTGTACCAGGCCGGGACCCTTTCCGGGAACCCCCTCACCTTAAGTGCCGGATACGCTGTCCTGACGTATCTTAAGGACCATCCTGAGGTTTATCGGGAACTGGAACACAAAGCACGACGTCTTGCGCTGGGAATGGAATCGATTTTTCAAGATGTAGGGATACCAGTGCATGTAAACCAGATAGGGAGCATGTTGACTCTCTTTTTTAACCAGGAGACTGTTCATGATGACATTGGCGCCCTTCGAACGGACCGCAAGCGTTATGCTTGGTTTTTCCATGAGATGCTCCACCGTGGCGTATACTTACCTCCGTCTCCTTTTG
This window of the Atribacterota bacterium genome carries:
- a CDS encoding bifunctional precorrin-2 dehydrogenase/sirohydrochlorin ferrochelatase, which produces MEGYPVVLSLSHKPCLLVGGGLVAQRKVQRLLQAGAEVTVVSPALTKGLTALVREGKIVWRRRSYQEGDVKGFFLVFAASDNPAVNREVAQEAKARGVLCNVVDCPQCSSFLTPAVFEWEGICIAITSEGKSPFLVRFIREWLEGNFPQGLGEVLQVLEKERRMLKEAGIPLQEKKRRYRDILERWGTSWKGEKE
- the hemL gene encoding glutamate-1-semialdehyde 2,1-aminomutase, whose protein sequence is MNSQELFARAQQVIPGGVNSPVRAFRAVGGMPIFVDRALGSHLLDVEGRSYLDYCMSWGAIILGHAHPVVVEAIESQVRRGTSFGTCHELEVLMAERICEALPSTEMVRFTSSGTEAVMSALRLARGYTGRTLIVKFSGCYHGHVDSLLVRGGSGLLTLGVPDSLGVPEAFAQTTILLSYNHIEEVEETFSRWGERIAAVIVEPVAGNMGVVIPRREFLETLRQITLQYGTLLIFDEVITGFRISYSGAQGYYGITPDLTVLGKIVGGGLPVGVYGGRRAIMQHVAPEGKVYQAGTLSGNPLTLSAGYAVLTYLKDHPEVYRELEHKARRLALGMESIFQDVGIPVHVNQIGSMLTLFFNQETVHDDIGALRTDRKRYAWFFHEMLHRGVYLPPSPFEAMFLSLEHRDDDINFTLEVVHKIATQRDFFSA